The Arcobacter roscoffensis genome segment ATCTATAGAAAATGATTTCATTAAAAGGCTTTTTGGCTAATGAAAAAAAGTCATTTATAGCTATAGCCAAATCTTTTTCTAAGCTTTGCTCAAACCTAAAAATATCACCTTTGTATATGTACTTTTTTTGAAAATACATACTTTTTTTAGCTCTATAAAAGTTTGTATCTATTTTGCTAAAGTTCTCTTTAAAGTTCTCTTCTTTTAAGCCTTCAAATATATCTAAAGGCATATTTCCTCTAAATCTAATGGCTTGATTATATAAAGGAAGTGCAAGTTTAAGTCTTAGAGGATATTCATCAAAGTTATAGTGGTATTTTTTAGCAATAATATTATCTAAAATAGAATTTTTAGTGTTTATATCTGTGATACTTGACATATTGTAGTACATCAAAACACCATAATCAACAGGTGGTACTCCTGTTTTTGCATAGTATTTTATTTGATGAAGTCTTATTGTAACACTTAGTTTTTTATTAGATTTAGTTTTTAGCTCTTTTAATAAATCAAAATAGTTTGCTTTATTTAAAAGTGACCAGTCGCAATCTATTTGAAGCTCAGAAAAATCATAAGCTTTTGTTTGCTCCAATATAAGTTTACTTATGTTTTTGTAGTTTATATTTTTCATAGCTTCGTTTGTGATATAAACTGTAGGGATGAACTTTTTTGGTGCTTTCTTTATAAATCTTGTTTTTTCAAACTCTAATTTTTTTGAGTATGAGATATCTAAGACTTTTATATAAAGTTTTTCTTTTACATTCTCTTCTTTGAAGCTATTTTTCCAATGATAAAAAGATACTTCTATTTTAGGCTTTTGAGTGAATATAAAATATGAACATACAATAGCTATCAAAACAGCTATTAATATCAGTAATTTAGAAGGCATCGACTTTTTTTACTCTATTTTTTTTAAGCCATTCTTCTTGTAGATTTTTCATTTTTTTATCACTTGTTTTTTTAGCATATCTAGGTTTTGCTATTGAACTTACGGCATCACCTTCTTTGTAAGTATAGTCAAGGTTTAAAGAGGCTAAATCGATGGCTTTTTTTACTCTTGTAGCTGCCACATAGTAGATGTTTAACTCTTCATTTATTCTAAGATAAGATAGTTTACTTTTGGGATTACTAATCTCTTTTTTTGTAATAAAGTCATTTGTCATCAAAACTTGTTCATACTCTAAACCTTTTGATTTATGAGTTGTTGTGAAAATAATATCGGCTTCTTCTTTTTTTGTGGTAAGTCTATCTTTGATTTTTTTGTTTATATCAAAGATATTATCTCCATAGGTATTGATAAACTTTATAATATTTAAATAGTCTTGGTTTTTTGTATCTTTTGCAAACTGTTCTAACTCATAGATTGATTCAAAGTCTTTGATTTCATCTAGTGTAACTTTGTCGTTTTTTTTCTCTTTTAGATAAAAAATAGAGTAAACAGTCTGATTCATAAATGAATAAGAGTTATATCCACCCTCAAAGTAAAACTTTTTATCTGAGTGAATATGCTGTACTAACTCTTGCATAAGACCAAAGGTTGATCTTGCAATAATAGTATATTGTTTATCCTCATCAATACAGTTTCTATGAAAAGAAGTTTTTGAATCAATACCTGAAATACTTAAAGGTTTGGTACTATTTTTTTCATAAAGGCTATTGATTCTTCTTTGTAAGTCTTTTGCGTATTCATCTGAAAATCTAAAACTTTTTGTAAGATTGTAACTTGGTAAATCTATTTTATTTAAGGCATTTATGGCGTATCTAAAAGAGTATATTTGCTGAAAAGAATCCCCTACATAAACCCTTCTACAGTTTTGTGATTCAACTATTCCTATCATCACATCTGAAATATCTTGGGCTTCATCTACTAAAATCAAGTCATATCCAAGGTTTGAACTGATTTTTTTATTTAGGTAAAACATCTTTAGATAAAAGTCATGGGTTGCATCTATTTGTTTGTTTTTCATAGATGATAAGATGTGTTTTAGGTGGGCTAAAACCCTTGAAGTATCTTTGTTTATAAGCTCCAAAATCTTAGCGCTTAAATCAGATTGTTTTTTATAGTTTTCTATTAGTTTTAAATCAAGTGCTATCAATGAACTATTACAATAAAAGTTTACTAAGTCTTTCATAAGCGCAATATACTCAGGAATAGGGTAGTAGTTGTTTCTTTGGTTTACTGTTTGCTCAAAAGAGCATAAAACTCTCTCAATTACTTGTACTTTTAAATCATGGGCAAGAGTGTATCTATATGCTTCTATTTTATTGTAAGCAAGAGAGTGAATGGTACTTATACTCATGTTTGATAGTTCATATTCACTTAGCTTTTTTTGAATGGTTTGTTGAAGAGATTTGTTGTATGCTAGATATAAAATTTTTAGATGTCTATTTTGTTTTGCGTACTCTAAAAGTGTAGTGGTTTTACCACTTCCTGCAACAGCATTTATTTTAAAAGATGGCTCTTTTGAGTTTATAATCTCTTCTTGTTCTTTTGTATAATTCATTTATATTAAGCTAATCCCTCTATCAATATTTTAAATCCTAAAGCTATTAAAATAAAACCACCTAAATACTCTGCTTTATCTTCTAAGTAACCACCTAAGTATTTACCCACATAAACAGCAACTATACATAAAGCAAAAGTTATAAGTGTGATTAGGATTACTGCATAAAAAATATCAGTATTAGAAAAAGAGAACGTAACACCAACAGCAAGTGCATCAATAGATGTGGCAACTGCTAAAATAAAAAGTGTTTTGGTTTTTAAATCTTTTACTTCATCTTCAAAGTCATCTTGCCTTGCTTCTTGTATCATCTTATAACCTAAAAATACTAAAATTACAAAGGCTATATAGTGATCTATGCTATCCACAAAATCTGCAAATAAAGCACCTAAATAGTATCCAATTAAAGGCATCATACCCTGAGCGATACCAAAAAAAGCTGCTATTTTTATAGTGTTTGAAAAGTTTATATTTTTATATTTACTTCCACTAGCTATAGATACTGCAACACTATCCATAGCTAATGCAATTGCAATAAGTACAAGTTCCATTTTTTATCCTAAATTTTATTAAGATTGGAATTGTACTTATTTTATAATTAAAGCAGTGTTAGCTAGGTTAAAACTCTTTTATTTCCGTCTTTTTTAATATTTGAGAAGTTGTCTAAGTAATCAAGGTAAGTAATAAGATATTTTCTACTTAAAGGGTGTCTTTCTTTGAAATTTGAAATTTCAATAAAGCCATCTTCTTGGATTATACTTTTCATTTGTCTTACTATACTATCTAGACTTTCACTATGAATAAAAAGATTATGTTGAAGTCTAATTACAAGTTTTTTTGAAGTTAAAAACTTAAGTATATTATCTCCAAGTTTTCTATCTAAGTCTAAATCATCATAGATATTATAAGGAGCAGTTGGTGTGATATGCTCTTTTTTAAGTCTTTCTAAAACTATATTTTTTAGTTTGTCTTCATAGTCTTCTTCTATATCTTTACTTTTATAAAGTTTGTTGTTTTTAACTAAAAATCCTTCATCAACTAAGTGTGTTAAAGCATCTTCGATGAAGCTTTCACTTGCCCATTTGATTCTAAGATTTATAGAAGCTGGTGAAAGTAGGGCGTATTTGTTTTTTGTATAAATCTCTTTGATAAAGTCAATAATAACTTGTTTTGTTTCAATAGGATAAATCGTAAGTTCTTCTTTATCTATATATACATTTTCTAAATTATTAGCAAACTCGATTGCCTCTTCATGGCTTAAAGCAAATCTTTGTGAAGATGAAATAAGACCTAAACCTTTTTTATGGGCTTCAAGAAGTTTTTTATAAGCATAAGTAAAGTTCTCTTCTTTTAGAGCTTCTAAAAGTTCTCTTTTTTGGTTTTTTTTCATAGGATCTGCGATAGGATTTAGAACCTTTCCACCTGCAATAGTGTCATTTCCTAATCTTAGGATAATCTTTTCACCAAAAATAGTATATAGTTTTTCATCAGCTTTTATAGTAGCAAAGCCTTCTTTTAAACTAGTCGTAGAATCAAAAAGTAAAACCCTAACTTCAAGCTTTTTAGAACCTATGAAAAGTGTATATTTTTGATTGTGTTTTAACTCTTTTTGTTTTAAAGTATTAAAAGAAATATCAATCATATCAAAGCCTCTTAAAAAGCCTTTTTTACTAAGTAAATCACCTTTTTGAATAGAATTTGCATTTATACCTTGTAAGTTTAAAG includes the following:
- a CDS encoding UvrD-helicase domain-containing protein, encoding MNYTKEQEEIINSKEPSFKINAVAGSGKTTTLLEYAKQNRHLKILYLAYNKSLQQTIQKKLSEYELSNMSISTIHSLAYNKIEAYRYTLAHDLKVQVIERVLCSFEQTVNQRNNYYPIPEYIALMKDLVNFYCNSSLIALDLKLIENYKKQSDLSAKILELINKDTSRVLAHLKHILSSMKNKQIDATHDFYLKMFYLNKKISSNLGYDLILVDEAQDISDVMIGIVESQNCRRVYVGDSFQQIYSFRYAINALNKIDLPSYNLTKSFRFSDEYAKDLQRRINSLYEKNSTKPLSISGIDSKTSFHRNCIDEDKQYTIIARSTFGLMQELVQHIHSDKKFYFEGGYNSYSFMNQTVYSIFYLKEKKNDKVTLDEIKDFESIYELEQFAKDTKNQDYLNIIKFINTYGDNIFDINKKIKDRLTTKKEEADIIFTTTHKSKGLEYEQVLMTNDFITKKEISNPKSKLSYLRINEELNIYYVAATRVKKAIDLASLNLDYTYKEGDAVSSIAKPRYAKKTSDKKMKNLQEEWLKKNRVKKVDAF
- a CDS encoding manganese efflux pump MntP family protein; the encoded protein is MELVLIAIALAMDSVAVSIASGSKYKNINFSNTIKIAAFFGIAQGMMPLIGYYLGALFADFVDSIDHYIAFVILVFLGYKMIQEARQDDFEDEVKDLKTKTLFILAVATSIDALAVGVTFSFSNTDIFYAVILITLITFALCIVAVYVGKYLGGYLEDKAEYLGGFILIALGFKILIEGLA
- the selB gene encoding selenocysteine-specific translation elongation factor, which encodes MSNIIIGTAGHIDHGKTALIKALNGYEGDSTKEEQQRGITIDLSFSNLSKGQQNIAFIDVPGHEKLIKNMIAGAFGFNCVMFAISAQEGIMPQTVEHIEIINLLGIKDVVIVITKKDLVSQDELEKQEKRIEEFFSEYDFDINFIQAVSVFEPDSIETLKDKLFSIKNKAKKEENFFRYYVDRVFSPKGIGTVVTGTVLGKPCELNEKVFLCQSEKQIKIKNIQVHNENAIEANISNRAALNLQGINANSIQKGDLLSKKGFLRGFDMIDISFNTLKQKELKHNQKYTLFIGSKKLEVRVLLFDSTTSLKEGFATIKADEKLYTIFGEKIILRLGNDTIAGGKVLNPIADPMKKNQKRELLEALKEENFTYAYKKLLEAHKKGLGLISSSQRFALSHEEAIEFANNLENVYIDKEELTIYPIETKQVIIDFIKEIYTKNKYALLSPASINLRIKWASESFIEDALTHLVDEGFLVKNNKLYKSKDIEEDYEDKLKNIVLERLKKEHITPTAPYNIYDDLDLDRKLGDNILKFLTSKKLVIRLQHNLFIHSESLDSIVRQMKSIIQEDGFIEISNFKERHPLSRKYLITYLDYLDNFSNIKKDGNKRVLT